The following are from one region of the Pseudorasbora parva isolate DD20220531a chromosome 12, ASM2467924v1, whole genome shotgun sequence genome:
- the LOC137093647 gene encoding G-protein coupled receptor 22 has product MVSMETDGSFTEGHGLSLLQAEDSVGAGLTQQEGTWLGFRATLSAVLLLELLLGVGGNLTVLVLYCGHCSLLESVSHAVTLSLHTLDLLLCLLCLPITATLLILGGASVPHHALLCCLHESAASFASVGTALNLLLISLDRYDISVRPANRLLTPRRATVLLVAVWAVSLAVPLLPFLEAGFVSEQGEGVFVHSNSTVLCSEWGGTLQAHLLLQVPVFLCSLAVMLFTYSRILQALRNRIGRTARPHRDSKRPGPGHRLWLRCKRSMRSPDHITRNTPTSPPPLSTAPLITSDAVTTVTINTETNTPSLTTPLSPTPTMSVITSPLSPTPTASMATTPLSPITSVSVITTTHIPTPATPSVTTPLSPMPTVSTVTTQLTPTPVQAPPSMGVGASVSAILALRRAVRRHRDRRERQRRVFRMSVIIILSFLLCWAPLSIMPLLMLAIGPSDWLERLRLCFLVLAYWTVVLHPLLYAFTRQKLRKVLHTRLRRLRPQNTQTRIRTNTRIRRKHGADCNDATDRCLAEAVRE; this is encoded by the coding sequence ATGGTGTCCATGGAGACAGATGGCAGCTTCACTGAGGGCCACGGTCTGTCCCTCTTACAGGCAGAAGATAGCGTGGGGGCCGGACTCACACAGCAGGAGGGGACGTGGCTGGGCTTCCGGGCTACACTGAGTGCTGTGCTACTGCTGGAGCTGCTCCTGGGGGTGGGCGGCAATCTGACTGTGCTGGTGTTATACTGTGGTCACTGCAGTCTGTTGGAGTCCGTCAGCCATGCCGTCACGCTCAGCCTGCACACCCTTGACCTGCTGCTCTGTCTCCTCTGCCTGCCGATCACTGCCACGCTCCTCATTCTGGGCGGAGCCTCGGTTCCTCACCACGCCCTCCTCTGCTGTCTACACGAATCGGCAGCCAGCTTCGCCAGCGTAGGCACGGCACTTAACCTGCTTCTCATCAGCCTAGATCGCTATGACATCAGCGTCCGGCCAGCCAATCGCCTGCTAACGCCTCGAAGGGCAACCGTTTTGCTTGTTGCAGTGTGGGCGGTTTCTTTAGCTGTGCCACTCTTACCATTCCTGGAGGCGGGGTTTGTCTCGGAGCAAGGCGAGGGGGTGTTTGTGCACTCCAATAGCACTGTGCTTTGTTCAGAGTGGGGAGGAACTCTACAGGCTCATCTGTTACTACAGGTTCCCGTGTTCCTGTGCTCTCTCGCTGTGATGCTGTTTACATACTCCCGAATTCTTCAGGCACTGCGCAACCGCATCGGACGCACGGCAAGGCCCCATCGAGACAGCAAACGGCCTGGTCCTGGACATCGCCTCTGGTTACGCTGTAAAAGATCAATGAGGTCGCCGGATCACATTACAAGGAACACACCCACTTCCCCCCCGCCACTTTCAACCGCACCACTTATCACCTCGGATGCAGTTACTACGGTCACCATCAACACTGAGACGAATACTCCCTCGCTCACCACACCCCTTAGCCCCACCCCCACCATGTCTGTGATAACTTCGCCTTTAAGCCCCACTCCCACTGCATCCATGGCAACCACACCTTTGAGTCCCATTACATCTGTGTCTGTCATAACTACCACCCACATTCCCACCCCTGCTACACCATCAGTGACCACGCCTTTGAGTCCCATGCCCACTGTTTCTACAGTAACCACTCAGCTAACTCCAACCCCCGTCCAGGCTCCACCAAGCATGGGTGTGGGCGCATCagtgtcggccattttggctctGCGTCGAGCAGTTCGACGCCACCGAGATCGACGGGAACGCCAAAGGCGAGTCTTTCGCATGTCCGTCATCATCATCCTCTCGTTTCTGCTATGCTGGGCACCTCTCTCCATCATGCCCCTTCTCATGTTGGCCATTGGGCCATCCGATTGGCTAGAACGCCTGAGACTCTGCTTTCTGGTGCTTGCTTATTGGACGGTAGTGCTACATCCGCTGCTCTATGCGTTCACGCGTCAAAAACTACGCAAAGTTCTGCATACCCGCCTGCGCAGGCTGCGGCCGCAAAACACACAGACTCGTATTCGCACTAATACCAGGATCCGTCGCAAGCACGGGGCGGATTGCAACGATGCTACTGACCGCTGCCTGGCGGAGGCTGTTAGggagtga
- the si:dkey-117n7.5 gene encoding kunitz-type serine protease inhibitor bitisilin-3, whose product MNTNDPDYEHIYSIETYDEDAPAVEMADYDTTVNKTQGQTDSVDSFKAERTKREVKREDSCILPMEEGDCSKYTLRWYFNSQVGDCRPFIYSGCGGNANRYLQKEECEKLCLQQ is encoded by the exons ATGAACACAAATGATCCCGACTACGAGCACATTTACTCTATAGAGACATACGATGAGGACGCTCCAGCGGTGGAGATGGCTGACTATGACACAACTGTCAATAAAACCCAGG GTCAAACAGACTCTGTTGATTCATTTAAAGCTGAAAGGACAAAAAGAGAGGTGAAACGTGAAG ACTCTTGCATCTTGCCCATGGAAGAGGGTGATTGTTCCAAGTATACTTTGCGCTGGTACTTTAACTCTCAGGTGGGCGACTGTAGACCTTTTATCTACAGCGGCTGTGGAGGGAACGCTAATCGCTATTTACAGAAGGAAGAGTGTGAAAAACTCTGTCTACAACAGTAA